One region of Metallosphaera sedula DSM 5348 genomic DNA includes:
- a CDS encoding UxaA family hydrolase: protein MPRGLIHSEKDDVCVATTDVKKGEEVLCAYLENNSKHEIIKTLDDVPLGHKIALRDIRQGEKVLKYGRPIGVATTNISKGQHVHIHNLKSIRWSK, encoded by the coding sequence ATGCCACGAGGTCTTATTCATTCGGAAAAGGATGATGTGTGCGTGGCCACCACAGACGTCAAAAAGGGAGAGGAAGTTCTTTGCGCGTATTTAGAGAACAACTCTAAACATGAGATAATCAAGACCTTAGATGATGTTCCCCTGGGTCACAAAATAGCACTCAGGGACATAAGGCAGGGGGAGAAGGTACTAAAATACGGTAGGCCGATTGGTGTGGCCACCACCAACATATCCAAGGGACAACATGTCCATATTCACAACCTCAAATCCATAAGGTGGTCAAAATGA
- a CDS encoding Ldh family oxidoreductase, with amino-acid sequence MSVLNRMNVSAEELKSIIVEILNEREVEGSEVIADHMVEAELRGHSSHGVQRLIPLVKGVELGTISRRLQYDVLKKERGSMWIDGKHSVGIVLWNQLIQHEFDEPSSVIAVKNASHIGFLGYYTDKLATRGYVGIMFGNAEPAVVLPGTSRKLLSTTPLSIGIPHAPPIVLDMALSSTSRGKILEAQRKGEPIPEGWAVDSEGKPTTDPELALRGGILPIGGIRGFYLMLVLEILTSFISGSAMGPNVKGVLNTENPPNKGEILIVINPFYFASYTEQIDEIRKLLGMEFPGEHGLQLKARRLTEGIPIDAQLWSTLVKMKEKIPFFI; translated from the coding sequence ATGTCTGTCTTAAACAGGATGAACGTCAGCGCAGAAGAACTGAAATCCATTATCGTGGAGATATTGAACGAAAGGGAAGTCGAGGGAAGCGAGGTTATAGCGGACCACATGGTTGAGGCAGAACTTAGGGGACACTCCTCTCACGGAGTTCAGAGATTGATACCCCTTGTGAAGGGGGTAGAACTAGGAACGATCTCAAGGAGATTACAATACGACGTCCTAAAAAAGGAGAGGGGATCCATGTGGATCGATGGAAAACATAGCGTCGGAATAGTCCTGTGGAACCAATTAATCCAACACGAGTTCGACGAACCCTCCAGTGTCATAGCAGTGAAGAATGCTTCCCACATTGGTTTCCTAGGTTATTACACGGATAAACTAGCCACACGAGGTTATGTGGGGATCATGTTTGGAAATGCCGAGCCCGCGGTAGTTCTCCCCGGTACCTCAAGGAAACTCCTGTCCACAACGCCCCTCTCAATTGGTATTCCCCATGCCCCTCCCATTGTCTTGGATATGGCCCTGTCATCCACGTCAAGGGGGAAAATATTGGAGGCCCAGAGAAAGGGCGAACCCATACCCGAGGGATGGGCAGTGGACAGCGAGGGAAAACCGACCACCGATCCTGAGCTTGCCCTAAGGGGTGGGATACTCCCAATCGGGGGAATAAGGGGTTTCTACCTCATGCTAGTCCTTGAAATACTGACGTCATTCATTTCGGGATCGGCAATGGGTCCTAACGTGAAGGGGGTACTTAACACTGAAAATCCTCCTAATAAGGGAGAAATATTGATTGTAATAAATCCATTCTACTTTGCGTCTTACACTGAACAGATCGATGAAATCAGGAAACTTCTGGGAATGGAGTTCCCTGGGGAGCACGGCCTTCAATTGAAGGCCAGGAGGCTGACCGAGGGCATACCCATTGATGCACAGCTTTGGAGTACTCTGGTCAAGATGAAGGAAAAGATTCCCTTCTTTATCTAG
- a CDS encoding UxaA family hydrolase has translation MMTIKGYIRENGAVGVRNHVLVLPLDDLSNSAALGVSKIVNGVVAVPHPYGRLQFGRDLDLLFHILSGTGANPNVAGVIVIGIEDNWANRVADGIAKTGKPVEVFPIEGYGDLKTIERASRKAKEMVQEASEKQRTEVDISSIVMSVKCGESDTTSGLASNPSVGVVVDKMVDLGAVAMFGETSELTGAEDIVADKMANEALREKFLKIYREYIDVIEREGADLLGSQPTQGNIKGGLSTIEEKALGNIQKLGHRKVNCVLDYLDPLVREKQGTLCFVNTSSAAAEAVTLFAAKGSVLHLFTTGQGNIVGHPLIPVIKITGNPKTARTMSEHIDVDVSDLLDLKISLEEAGERVFNYMLRVMNGRLTAAEVLHHEEFSPIKLYISA, from the coding sequence ATGATGACAATCAAGGGTTACATAAGGGAGAATGGAGCTGTTGGCGTAAGGAATCACGTCCTGGTTCTTCCCTTGGATGACCTTTCCAATTCCGCAGCCTTGGGGGTTTCCAAGATAGTTAACGGTGTCGTGGCTGTTCCTCACCCCTACGGTAGGTTACAGTTTGGTAGAGATCTTGACCTCCTATTTCACATCCTTTCAGGGACCGGGGCGAACCCAAACGTCGCTGGGGTCATCGTAATAGGGATTGAGGACAATTGGGCCAATAGGGTGGCAGACGGTATCGCCAAGACAGGTAAACCCGTTGAGGTCTTCCCCATTGAGGGATACGGTGACCTAAAGACCATTGAGAGGGCCTCAAGGAAGGCCAAGGAGATGGTTCAGGAGGCAAGCGAGAAACAGCGCACAGAGGTGGACATTTCTTCCATTGTTATGAGCGTTAAGTGCGGGGAATCTGACACTACCTCGGGTTTAGCATCTAACCCCTCCGTCGGGGTCGTGGTGGATAAGATGGTTGACCTGGGAGCAGTTGCCATGTTTGGCGAAACCTCAGAGCTTACGGGTGCAGAGGACATCGTAGCTGACAAGATGGCCAACGAAGCCTTAAGGGAAAAGTTCCTGAAGATCTATAGGGAGTACATTGACGTGATAGAAAGGGAAGGTGCGGATCTCCTTGGATCCCAGCCCACCCAAGGAAACATTAAGGGAGGACTCTCCACGATAGAGGAGAAAGCGCTAGGGAACATTCAAAAGCTCGGACATAGGAAGGTTAACTGCGTCCTTGATTACCTAGATCCTCTGGTTAGGGAGAAGCAAGGTACCCTATGTTTCGTGAACACCTCATCAGCGGCTGCCGAGGCGGTGACGTTGTTCGCCGCTAAGGGATCAGTGCTCCACCTGTTCACCACGGGTCAAGGAAATATTGTGGGTCACCCCTTAATACCTGTGATAAAGATAACTGGCAATCCCAAGACGGCTAGAACCATGAGTGAGCATATAGATGTGGACGTTTCGGATCTGCTAGACCTCAAGATCTCGCTAGAGGAGGCTGGAGAGAGGGTGTTCAATTACATGCTTAGGGTCATGAACGGAAGGTTAACTGCCGCCGAGGTACTTCACCATGAGGAGTTCTCGCCGATAAAACTATACATAAGTGCATAA